One segment of Hydrogenothermus marinus DNA contains the following:
- the ftsY gene encoding signal recognition particle-docking protein FtsY yields the protein MFKSMFERIKKGLEKTKNQISESLYAISFGKKIDESLFEEIEFALLKADVGIDATEEIVEFLRKESKKRKITEGEQLKELLKEKLIDILTPCSGQLNLLGEKPDVILFLGINGSGKTTTVGKLAALLKNEGKSVVLAAADTFRAAAIDQLEVWANRVGARIVKHQPGADPAAVVFDAVNSAKSRGDDIVLVDTAGRLHTKEHLMKELQKIKRTIQKFSPNQPCETLLVLDGTIGQNSIKQAQVFKESTDVSGIVITKLDGTAKGGALIPICQKLQIPIKFIGVGEDIEDLQPFDPKSFVEAIIG from the coding sequence ATGTTTAAATCTATGTTTGAAAGAATAAAAAAAGGTTTGGAAAAAACTAAAAATCAGATTTCTGAAAGCTTATATGCTATATCTTTTGGTAAAAAAATAGATGAAAGTTTATTTGAAGAAATAGAGTTTGCTTTATTGAAAGCAGATGTAGGAATAGATGCAACAGAAGAGATTGTTGAGTTTTTAAGAAAAGAAAGTAAAAAAAGAAAAATAACTGAAGGAGAGCAGTTAAAAGAGCTTTTAAAAGAAAAGTTAATAGATATTCTTACTCCGTGTAGTGGACAGTTAAATTTATTAGGAGAAAAACCAGATGTAATTCTTTTTCTTGGAATAAATGGAAGTGGAAAAACAACAACAGTTGGAAAACTTGCAGCCCTTTTAAAAAATGAAGGAAAATCAGTAGTTTTAGCAGCAGCAGATACATTTAGGGCAGCAGCTATAGATCAACTTGAGGTTTGGGCTAATAGGGTTGGAGCAAGAATTGTAAAACATCAACCGGGAGCAGACCCTGCAGCTGTTGTTTTTGATGCAGTAAATTCTGCAAAAAGTAGAGGAGATGATATTGTTTTAGTTGATACTGCAGGAAGACTTCATACTAAAGAGCATTTAATGAAAGAACTTCAAAAAATAAAAAGAACAATACAAAAATTTTCTCCAAATCAACCTTGTGAAACATTACTTGTTTTAGATGGAACTATTGGGCAAAACTCTATAAAGCAAGCTCAAGTATTTAAAGAATCTACAGATGTTTCAGGTATTGTTATTACAAAACTTGATGGAACTGCAAAAGGTGGAGCTTTAATTCCTATCTGTCAAAAATTACAAATTCCTATTAAGTTTATAGGTGTAGGTGAAGATATAGAAGATCTACAACCATTTGATCCAAAATCTTTTGTGGAAGCTATTATAGGTTAA
- a CDS encoding OmpA family protein: MRFNKSKNILILLSIFSIATASQASISLQYLKQSLNELRNMHAKECAPKDFAIAESYIETLEGFKVRKNGKFRLVKLSPTDKFIYKNEAFMYLERVKKGVLSDVDNDGIPCYKEIAQGTNPYVSDKKVKIVKKEKPIKKKEVKKKEFEPLKLNARIHFEFDSANIKKEYLPYLNVISRYLKTHKNLKVKIIGYTDNIGSKKYNDKLALERAKAVKNYLIKMGIDPKRIEIVGKGKEDYLFDNKTNLNRFTNRRAEFFVMETK; encoded by the coding sequence ATGAGATTTAATAAATCTAAAAATATATTAATATTATTGTCTATTTTTTCAATAGCTACTGCCTCTCAAGCATCTATTTCTTTACAATATTTAAAACAATCTTTAAATGAACTTCGTAATATGCATGCTAAAGAATGTGCTCCAAAAGATTTTGCAATTGCAGAAAGTTATATAGAGACATTAGAAGGTTTTAAAGTTAGAAAAAATGGCAAATTTAGATTAGTTAAACTTTCACCAACAGATAAATTCATTTATAAAAATGAAGCTTTTATGTATTTAGAACGTGTAAAAAAAGGAGTACTTAGTGATGTAGATAATGATGGTATTCCTTGCTATAAAGAAATAGCTCAAGGTACAAATCCTTATGTATCAGATAAAAAAGTTAAGATAGTAAAGAAAGAAAAACCTATTAAGAAAAAAGAGGTTAAAAAGAAAGAGTTTGAACCTTTGAAACTAAATGCAAGAATCCATTTTGAGTTTGATAGTGCAAATATTAAGAAAGAGTATTTACCATATCTTAATGTAATTTCAAGATATTTAAAAACTCATAAAAATTTAAAAGTAAAGATTATAGGTTATACAGATAATATAGGTTCAAAAAAATATAATGATAAATTAGCCCTTGAAAGAGCTAAAGCTGTTAAAAATTATCTTATTAAAATGGGAATAGATCCAAAAAGAATTGAAATAGTAGGTAAAGGTAAAGAAGATTACTTATTTGATAACAAAACTAATCTAAATAGATTTACAAATAGAAGAGCAGAATTTTTTGTAATGGAAACAAAATGA
- a CDS encoding metal-binding protein, whose translation MASGRTHEIINLVALPPIVYYFSPYDFSFFVGGYLVGTFLLTPDIDIYHSKPVQRWKFFKFIWKPYTKFSKHRGISHIPFYGSTIKIAYLFAIFLFLYFIIYWTANYFNIKLPFVIKGENEIKALLLNIHTISFFFGLVIAEFVHIVVDIIYSSLKKLRIIR comes from the coding sequence GTGGCTTCAGGAAGAACTCATGAGATAATAAATTTAGTAGCTCTACCACCTATTGTTTATTATTTCTCTCCTTATGATTTTTCTTTTTTTGTTGGTGGTTATTTAGTTGGCACTTTTCTTTTAACACCTGATATTGATATTTATCACTCAAAACCTGTACAAAGATGGAAATTTTTTAAGTTTATATGGAAACCATATACTAAATTTTCCAAACATAGAGGAATATCTCATATTCCTTTTTATGGTTCTACTATAAAAATTGCATATCTATTTGCTATATTTTTATTTTTATACTTTATTATTTATTGGACTGCAAATTATTTTAATATTAAATTGCCATTTGTTATAAAAGGTGAAAATGAAATAAAAGCTTTATTATTAAATATTCATACTATTTCATTCTTCTTTGGCCTTGTAATAGCAGAGTTTGTTCATATTGTTGTTGATATAATTTATTCATCATTGAAAAAATTGAGGATTATTAGATGA
- a CDS encoding site-2 protease family protein — translation MKFYPIPLFRAFGIQINLDFSWFIVFFLISLTLAEGFYPQIYPGHNPIIYWIAGTISAVLLFICVLLHELGHSLVAMHFGISVKEINLFIFGGVAMIEGEAKSPKEEFLIAIAGPITSFILGLFFLILALLYPVDDILNGIINYLFYVNFIIAFFNLVPAFPLDGGRILRAFLWSKKDYLTATKITSNLGTYFAYFLVFFGFLYLIQGAFLSALWMGFLGFFLRQISKVSYEEAKISYYLSKYKVEQFITHVKPLLFSDKIEELISYYYPFYKVKYYPVIGNDGKFYYVYVPSLKGVSIEDSIEKYMEDIKCKVSPYDNLFQAYKLMNKCQVDELPVIYKNTLLGIIRKDSIDYIIQSIENKEQ, via the coding sequence ATGAAATTTTATCCTATACCTTTATTTAGAGCTTTTGGAATTCAGATAAATCTTGATTTTAGTTGGTTTATTGTATTTTTTCTTATTAGCTTAACCTTAGCAGAAGGATTTTATCCTCAGATTTATCCTGGACATAATCCAATAATATACTGGATTGCAGGAACCATATCTGCAGTTTTACTTTTTATTTGTGTTCTTCTTCATGAACTTGGACATTCATTGGTTGCTATGCATTTTGGAATAAGTGTTAAAGAGATAAACCTTTTTATTTTTGGTGGTGTAGCAATGATAGAAGGAGAGGCTAAATCTCCTAAGGAAGAATTTTTAATAGCAATAGCAGGACCAATTACAAGCTTTATATTAGGATTATTCTTTTTGATACTTGCATTACTTTATCCTGTAGATGATATACTAAATGGAATAATAAACTATCTTTTTTATGTAAACTTTATAATTGCATTTTTTAATCTTGTTCCTGCTTTTCCTTTAGACGGAGGAAGAATACTTAGAGCATTTTTATGGAGTAAAAAAGATTATCTTACTGCTACCAAAATAACATCAAATTTAGGAACCTATTTTGCTTATTTCTTAGTGTTTTTTGGATTCCTTTATCTTATACAAGGAGCATTTTTATCTGCTTTATGGATGGGATTTTTAGGTTTTTTCCTACGTCAAATTTCAAAAGTTTCTTATGAAGAAGCAAAAATTTCCTATTATTTATCTAAATATAAAGTAGAGCAATTTATTACTCATGTTAAGCCACTTCTTTTTTCTGATAAGATAGAAGAACTTATTTCTTATTATTATCCATTCTACAAAGTTAAATATTATCCAGTAATTGGCAATGATGGAAAATTTTATTATGTATATGTTCCATCTTTAAAAGGTGTTTCTATTGAAGATAGTATTGAAAAATATATGGAAGATATAAAATGTAAGGTTTCTCCTTATGATAACCTGTTTCAAGCTTATAAACTTATGAATAAATGTCAAGTTGATGAACTTCCAGTTATATATAAAAATACATTACTTGGTATAATAAGAAAAGATAGTATTGATTATATTATTCAATCTATAGAAAATAAGGAGCAATGA
- a CDS encoding c-type cytochrome biogenesis protein CcmI/CycH → MIKRLLGIFVLGIFIFSCQELPPEAYLIDKYKTEGEVDIDPKIQNQCKGVLFIIIRKGASPQPLAVKKVINPDFPYKFSMSPADVLMPQRMNEFEGELILMARISKSGSPMPQKGDCESPAMVIRAGDKGIRLLINQVRK, encoded by the coding sequence ATGATAAAAAGATTATTAGGAATTTTTGTATTAGGAATATTTATTTTTTCTTGTCAAGAACTACCTCCAGAAGCTTATCTTATAGATAAATATAAAACTGAAGGAGAAGTAGATATAGATCCTAAAATACAAAATCAGTGTAAAGGTGTATTATTTATAATAATAAGAAAAGGAGCATCCCCTCAACCACTTGCAGTAAAAAAGGTAATAAATCCAGATTTTCCATATAAGTTTTCTATGTCTCCTGCAGATGTTTTAATGCCTCAAAGAATGAATGAGTTTGAAGGAGAGCTTATATTAATGGCAAGAATCTCAAAATCAGGAAGTCCTATGCCTCAAAAAGGAGATTGTGAAAGTCCTGCAATGGTTATAAGAGCAGGAGATAAAGGAATAAGACTATTAATTAATCAGGTAAGAAAATAA